In the genome of Hevea brasiliensis isolate MT/VB/25A 57/8 chromosome 14, ASM3005281v1, whole genome shotgun sequence, the window TTATGAATGTCATCTTCATTGTAAGATTTGATAACATAGAACTTAGCATCTGCGTACTTCGTTTCAAAATCTGGCTTGTTATACTGATCTCTTTGTACAGTGATTCCCAAGTCTTCCTTGACAGCAGTCTCCAGAGAAGGAAATTTGTTAGAGCCCCTAGGACCAGAAGTTAgttcatttgaggtttcaaaatcACTGTTTTTATAGAATCTGTCTCCAGATTTATTTCTATCATTTCCATTCCATATCCTTCCGTTCTGTCTATAGTTCATAGGACAATTATGCGGGAATGGACCATGTTTTTGGATAGAAAAAGGAGGCAAATTTCCTACAGGATGGTATCCTTTCGAGAGACCTGCTGAGAAATCATAACCCAATGCAGACACCTGTAACAAAAAAAGTTAAATCAGCAAAAACACTCAAAACTGAAGACTAGTGATGACCAACAAGCACAACAAACTTCAAAATCAATTCTTTTTGGGAAAGTTTAAAGATATAGACATAAAAAGTAAGAATATTTCATACCTTGTTTAAAGGTCTGATTGCTTGTGTATTTGTAGACTTAGAGGATTTGCCAGCAGTATTGTCATTAGACTTCATAGAGTTAAAACCACTGGACTTGGCAGTTGGCAAAAGTAGAAGCTGATCCATATTTTCCATTTTGAGAACCAGTATTGCCATTTGAGACATCACTAAAATATACTGAATCCCATGAATAGCAAGGCATGGCTTCTGATCCATAGAAAACAGGATGTGGAAGTTATCCAGGTGAAGAAAAATATGCTTGTTGACCAACACTTTGCCCATCTACCCCAACCACTGCCCCAGAAGCATATGGATTATAGCCAGGTAAATAATAGACTAGTGATCCATTGTCTGATTGCATCCCTGATGTGATCAACCGATACACTAGTATCAATTATCAACAAGACACAATTATACAAAACTACCCTTATCAGCCAAGCAGAACGAGACATAGTTTTGCCTAATTTTTGCAAATAGAAATGAAAGTATACGTCAGAAGAACATACGATATGAGATCCATCTGCTTGAAAATAACCATGATCATCCAATTGTGTGAAGGATCCATTATACTCTGCAACAAAGAGTAAGTTTAAGAAATAATATACCATAAATTAATCTAATTCTCAAATTATAAACTTCAGAGCTGCAAatcaaactgaaaaaaaaaatctttaattgaAGCAAAGTAAAGTaacttaatattttcaaaattatcaTGCTTGAAGACGTGCTAAAgtattatcttttcatttttcaaatGATTGCACCATTAGCCTAAAAAATGATTCTGACTATATGGAAGTCAACTAAGAAATATGAGTACTTAATCACAAGGCCGATTAACATCATCCTATGCAATACATTGAGGAGTATATTACCAGACGTCTCAAGTCTCAACTTTACTGAAAACCTATTATATGAGTACTTTTAGCTAAGATTATGGCATTCCATTTAATTGACTTTATCACAACTCCAAAAGATTGTATATAAGAAGAATATATAACTGTCTCAATATCCCACCTGGGTAGTAATAATTGTAACTACTAGTCGTGGATTGTAAATACCGAGGTCTCCAACAGACTCTTGGTCAGTCTCCCATTTGATACTAGAATTACCATCTACTTCACCTTTGGTATTAGAAGTAGCATCCCGTGAAAAGCAACTGAATGATGTTGAGCCACATGGTAATCCATCTTTTCCAGAAGCCTGAAAACAAAGACATACAAAGGAAAATAAGATAATAAAAAGATAATCTTGTTCTACTAAGCATTAAGTAAGTTTGTTGTTAAAATAACCATCTAATCTTGTTCTACTAAGCATTAAGTTTGTTGTTAAAATAACCATCTACCATGCACAGAATAAATTTGTGTAATGTGGATGCCTAGAGATACACATACAGAGCCACAAAAATCTAAGAtccaaaaaatttaaataaaacactaGCAATCCTTTTAAACAAGAAGAATGGATCTCATGGTACTCAGACAAATAGATCATATTCTTGAACTTATGTTATAATGACCAAAAACATATTTCCTTGACCATTTAGTGTTTTATAATTCTCAGTAATCCAATGCATACCATACACCAAACCACAAAGTGAAAGTTGGCACAACTACAAGAAAGATAGGAATCCACAATAGATTAAAACCAAGCCTTTTCACCTTCATAACGCCATTTTTCCAAGCAATTATCCACAAGGAAGAAAACAAAAGCAACATAGATTAATACGACATACCACATCACGCCCAGCCAATTTCCTAATGGACTCCGACTTCAATCCTGTAGGAACAGATTCAGCTGCATTATATAGTTAAGAATACAATACTTATTCAATTAGCCAACAAATCATGGAGTTGCCAACAATATCTACACCATTAAACAGTCAatacagaatttttttttttttttccacaggACAAAGCCAATACGCAATTTTAGCAGCAAGAGGAAGGAATGAAAGGGGCGAAAAGGGCATAAATCAAACTAGCAGCCACTTAGCCCCGAATTTCATGCATAAATTAGGAATGGCTTTTGCCAATTTACATgattattagtaattttaatttatacatattttttattttaataattttttattaattattttatatttttttattatttatatatagattaattttttattttttaaactttttaataaaatttcaaatattaattaaagatATGGAATCATTTGAAATTAGTTCAATCATAtggttattttcatatttttaatattataatatatttttaatacatAAAAAGAATATATAGAATATAATActatattttcatattaaaaaatataatatattataaatattatttttagccCTATGCTTTTGCTTGACTAACtatttttttttgtctctttctttgctatcttgtattgtttatatgtctcattattatcacacttaggtaatttctaatacaattccctctttctcttcactgctttTTGTACTTTTTAAATCTGATTTCAATAAGATTAAAATTATCTATTTGAaccattaatttcaattttataataggagaaaaaaattaaaatccgtCACTCTATAAATTATTATCAATTTGATTCCAATTCAAACCCTTAAATCATTAATTTGAGCCAATTTTGATATAATTCAAGACTTGTCTAGGTAAGTTCTTTAATATTTAGTGTTATTTTGttattgatttgaaaaaaaaaaattgcatataTCAATTTGATTGGTTAAAAATCAAAatatgtaaattataatttatattcatTATATGTCATGATGACTAACTCCActcaagtagtttgcgcttagccggtcccaaggccggataaaggaggagggttacggtaggtgacaaccagcgtaaaaatttcgtcacaccttatgatatggattcaaatgatataaatattggggcatcctctactaaCGATACGCTACATCGGAGTccgagtgtagtgagaaatatgcaagggtgtagagcgttcaccgaaagcgacacgccatgccggcgcccaggtgtggtgttaagtgagcaagggtttcgacatcatggacgggtgtgggtaaataagttagtccataggataaatagtagaacaaatagtggaacagaacacaagatagatatagaaaacaatagaagatatcataaaatgagaccaattaggaaggaacaggacaggaggaggatcaggattggtacttggaatgttggatcacttacaggaaaattaatggagcttgtgcataccttggaaaggagaagggtgaatattgcttgcattcaggagactaaatgggtaggagagaaaaacaaagaagtgggtaattcaaggtacaaactgtggtttaccggaaaggagagaaataagaacgaagtaggcataatcatagacaggacattgaaagacgctgtagtagctgtgaaaagagtaggagataaaattatactagtaaagctagtactagaaggaaaaacaataaatgtagttagtacttatgccccacaaataggactagatagtgagagtaaacaaaggttttgggaagatatggatgatttaatgcaaagcataccaaatgaagagaatatttcattgctggagatttgaatggacatgtaggaagtgataggcaaggctatgagaatgtgcatggaggttttggttttggcagtcgaaatgaggaaggaaaaagcatcctggattttgctatggcatacgacctaatactagcaaatacctactttataaaaagagagtcacatttagtgactttcaaaagtggacaacatagaagccaaattgactttctcttaaccaggaagacaaatagagctctatgcaaggattgcaaggtcattctaggagaggctttaacaagtcaatatcggttagtagtcttggatgtcaagtttaggaacaattcaagtaaggtcagaagaaataatgtagctcgaacaaagtggtgggagttcaaaggagtaaagcaagtgaagttcaaaaatgagcttctcgagtccgaagcatggaagctgaatatggaggccaatgatatgtggatacagatggcatcaaaaattagagaagtagctagaaaagtacttggagagtctaaaggacatagaccaccctcaaaagagagatggtggtggaatgaggaagtacaaaaggcagtgaagagaaaaagagaatggtataagaaattacctaaatgcgataataatgaggcatatgaacagtacaatatagcaaagaaagaggcaaaaaaggcagttagttaagcaagagcacaggcctttgaaaatttatataagaaacttggaactaaagaaggggagaaagatatttatagattagcaaggaggagaaaaaggaaatatcaagatctcaatcaagttaagtgcattaaggataaagaaggaaaagtgttggtgaaagatgaggaaattaaagaaagatgaagaaattagtttaatgatctctttaataatagtcaaaatggtaatagcgtgaatatagactatagaacgatagaaaagaatgtgaattatactagaaggattagatctttagaagtaaaggaagcacttaagagaatgaaagtgggtaaagcctatggACTCGATGGAAtatcaattgaagtgtggaagtgtttgggagatatggaagtggcatggttaactaaattatttaataagattctaaactcaaagaaaatacttgatgaatggaggaggagtattttagtacctatttttaaaaataagggagacatatagagttgctcgaactataggggaattaaactcatgagtcatactatgaagttgtgggagagagttgtggagcattgaCTACGTCGTGttacttctctctctctcaatcaatttggcttcatgctcggtcgttcaactatggaagcgatctttcttattagaagcttgatgaagaaatatagagatgtgaagaaagatctatacatggtttttattgatttggagaaggcttatgatagtgttccaagagatgtcctatggagtgtgttagaacaaaaaagggtatctattaggtacatacaagtgttgaaagatatgtatgaaggagcaactactattgtgcgcatagtgggaggggacacgagattttccgatctcaattggattacatcaaggatcagctataagcccttacctttttacattagttttagatgaattgacgaaacatataaaagagagtattccttggtgcatgatgtttacggatgatattgttctgatagatgagacgcgagaatgagtcaatagaaagctagagctttgcaGAAGTACTcttgagtcaaagggctttaagttaagtagaatgaagacagaatacatgcattgcaagttcagtgaaggccaaactagtgatagggaaggagttagtttggatggagtggtactgtcccaaagtaatcactttaaatatctcaactcagtccttcaagtagatgggggatgtgaggaggatgttagtcataggattaaagccaaatggttaaagtggagacgtgccacaggagttttatgtgatagcaagattcccaataagttgaaaggaaaattttatcgcacaaccatacgaccggctatgttatatggtagtgagtgttgggcattgaagaagtcgtatgcgtctaaaataagagttgcagtgatgagaatgttaaggtggatgagtggccatactagagtagataaagtccgtaatgagagtattagagaaaaggtaggggtggtaccaattgaggataagttgagagaagggagattgaagtagtttggtcatgtgaagcgtagacaaacggatgctctagttagacaagtagagcatattaggttagaggatagaaagaaaaaaaggggtagacctaaattgactttgaggagagtagtacaacatgacctagaagcattacaaatttctgaggatttaacccaaaatcgtttagagtggagaaagcgaatccatatagccgaccccaaatttttgggataaaggcttagttgagttgagttatataTCATGATgactatatttatatattttatgatatattaaaagttttttttaatataattcctTAATTAAAATGTTTGTGGCTTAAATAGATAATGTAGATATAATcactaatatttttatataaataagaaACTATTTACATGGAATGAATTTCTAGtatgaaatattaattaattgttgaGAAAATAGTTCATGCCTACATAGGGGATGCTCCATGTGAATTCTACCATACAACTACTTCAtattattcattttaatttttagtttataatttatttttttaattattataaattgatatatataaaattaaaaaataattaacattattgttATAAGAATCGGATCGGTTTAATTGGGAAAAGAACTAATAATCGATTTGATTTAGATAATAAATATGAAAtgttagaaaattagggttcattGGTTACTCACTCGTGTTTTAAATGATTCAATTAACtcgtttaaaataaaataaaaaattgaaaatagtgTGCTAGGAGATTTGAACATAGGACCATATAATCCATAAATGGTTTGTAATCAACTTTagtgtatgtatatatattttgatGACTGTaacaatatattattattattattaagagatTATTAATTATACaggatataattaatatttatttaattatgggaATAAATTCATACTTTAATCTACGTAAGATCTTAATTGccttttttattgattttatacagattataattaaaagtttatttaaaaaaaattcaagttaTTTTTATAAACAAAACAAATTAAGCATCTATAGATTTAATGTGataataaatttttcaaatttttataaaattttaaatttgtcttttatataaataaatgaaaaaaattataaaattcaacGGTGACCCCTTCTCTCTTTTGCCTTATTGACCCTTTTCTCCTTCACCATTTCAACGAGTCTCTCTTTAGCTGCATTTCAACGGTGTTTTAATATAGgttgctttatttatttatttatctaatatatttgttttaagtaaGTGTTTGAGAAATCTATATATTCTATAATATATGTTCCGTTAGTAAATTGTCAGGTAAAAGCTCTTAATTAGGGAAATTTAGTGTGACAAGAGAAATAGTTGGTTTGCTTCCACACAATAATTAATTGTGACAcaaaattttatcattaaaatctTAGTGAAATTTCTTCCAAAAAAAAGTCTTAGTGAAGTTATCAAAATGATATAGTTTTAtgtgtaaatttaaaaaaattaatcaatttattttttcaaattaaaaaaaaaaagttcaaagatttttaaaaggctattaaatttccaattataaTCAATGATTCAATTTGTGATATATATCTGTCTATCTATTAATAATTTGAAGTTAAATTTGCTACTgcacaattaatcataattaattaatgtaatattaaatattttcttaaaataatatttacaatgattaaattttaaatattaaaaacacaaaatagaaaaataatcATATACAATGAACTTTcagtatttaataatataattaatatggtTAGATATTCAAtgtcataattaattataaataaatattaaaatttttgaattaaaaaatatatactaaTTGGTCCAATCAAAATACAGATAAataaaaaaactcaaaatttctaaaaaatagaaaaaaaattacaattcataAAAATTACCATGTAGAAGTAGGAAATTCAGATTTTCGTTggctattatatatttatataaatatagataAAAATATATAGATATAGATGTTAAAGAGTCATTGACAATAGCTAGTAAGACTATGTTGCTTCGTGATCAAGGATATGTCTTTGGCTGCTCTTTGCCTGAGTTTAGCGCGCTCTCTCTCTCAAACAGGCATGCCTTCAATATGCTAATGTTTATGTTGATACTTGTGGATGGATATGATGCCATGTTTGTAATATTTGTTTTGCCACTC includes:
- the LOC131172766 gene encoding uncharacterized protein LOC131172766; translation: MPFSPLSFLPLAAKIAYWLSESVPTGLKSESIRKLAGRDVASGKDGLPCGSTSFSCFSRDATSNTKGEVDGNSSIKWETDQESVGDLEYNGSFTQLDDHGYFQADGSHIVLYRLITSGMQSDNGSLVYYLPGYNPYASGAVKPCLAIHGIQYILVMSQMAILVLKMENMDQLLLLPTAKSSGFNSMKSNDNTAGKSSKSTNTQAIRPLNKVSALGYDFSAGLSKGYHPVGNLPPFSIQKHGPFPHNCPMNYRQNGRIWNGNDRNKSGDRFYKNSDFETSNELTSGPRGSNKFPSLETAVKEDLGITVQRDQYNKPDFETKYADAKFYVIKSYNEDDIHKSIKYDVWASTPNGNKKLDAAFHEAEQRS